The genomic interval AAGCGCCTTGCCAATGCTCCTTTTTTGGTAAGCACCGAAACAGTTGCCGCACCGTGGCGTACCGCCAATCGTATCATCAAAGTGGCTATCAAAGCAGATGACCCTACCATCACCAAACAAAGCGTCTTACCCCCTGCAAACTTGGTATTTTTGGTGGATGTGTCAGGCTCGATGTCAGACAACGATAAATTACCACTGGTCAAATCTTCGCTAAAAATGCTCACCAAACAATTGAGGTCGCAAGATACCATCAGTATCGTGACCTATGCTGGTCGTACCCAAGTGACGCTTCCTGCGACTAGAGGCAGTGATACCGATAAAATATTAGCCGCGATTGATAACCTAGATGCCAGTGGTTCGACCAATGGCGAAGCAGCGATAAAGCTGGCTTATCAACAAGCAAAAATCCACTATAAAAAAGATGGCATCAACCGCATTTTGATGATGACCGACGGGGATTTTAATGTCGGTGTATCGGACGTCGATGAAATGCTAGATATTATCCGCCGTGAGCGTGACAGCGGTGTGTCACTTTCCACGTTTGGCTTTGGTGAAGGCAACTTAAACGACCACATGATGGAACAAGTCGCGGATAACGGCAACGGTAATTATAGCTACATTGACAGCCTTTCTGAGGCCAAAAAAGCCTTGGTAGATGAAATGTCAGCGACCTTTAACACCGTAGCAAAAGACGTCAAAGTCCAAGTGGAATTCAACCCCCAGACGGTTAAAGAATGGCGCTTAATTGGTTATGAAAATCGTGTCCTTGCAAAAGAAGATTTTAACAACGACAAAGTAGACGCAGGTGAGCTAGGCGCAGGCAAATCTGTGGTTGCGCTGTTTGAAGTCACCCCTGTGGGTCAGCAAGGTTGGCTAGATGATAGCCGCTACCAAGCTTACCCTATCAATCACACAGGCAAAAATACTGAGCTGGGTTTTTTAAAACTTCGCTATAAAGCCCCAAATAGCAACATATCAACG from Moraxella osloensis carries:
- a CDS encoding vWA domain-containing protein → MQRDIFKPTLLSLVIAQSLLTACSPSPSNNRDTSPATPVIASPTPMVAAPAMMMDAAAMSKMARYSPIMPMPIPQDNSEKYQHLAVNPIHQTATDAVATFSIDTDTGSYANVRRFLSDGQLPPTDAVRIEELINYFNYDFSQAKRLANAPFLVSTETVAAPWRTANRIIKVAIKADDPTITKQSVLPPANLVFLVDVSGSMSDNDKLPLVKSSLKMLTKQLRSQDTISIVTYAGRTQVTLPATRGSDTDKILAAIDNLDASGSTNGEAAIKLAYQQAKIHYKKDGINRILMMTDGDFNVGVSDVDEMLDIIRRERDSGVSLSTFGFGEGNLNDHMMEQVADNGNGNYSYIDSLSEAKKALVDEMSATFNTVAKDVKVQVEFNPQTVKEWRLIGYENRVLAKEDFNNDKVDAGELGAGKSVVALFEVTPVGQQGWLDDSRYQAYPINHTGKNTELGFLKLRYKAPNSNISTLLTLPISNQTQQPSSELAFALSVASFGETLKQSKYLGNWQLNDSKRLAQANIGNDPQGIRREFIKLIDLADSLQPSKK